One genomic region from Kineobactrum salinum encodes:
- the rpoH gene encoding RNA polymerase sigma factor RpoH translates to MSKTLQPIDQMVPGANLAAYVQAISSIPLLTPERERELAEDLYYNDNVEAARALVMSHLRFVVHIARSYSGYGLSEADLIQEGNVGLMKAVKRFNPEKGVRLVSFAVHWIKAEMHEFILRNWRIVKVATTKAQRKLFFNLRSVKKSLAWLSPEEVQAVASDLGVDIAEVQRMEGRLSSRDVAFDPAPDQDEDDSWQSPQYYLQDLRSDPALSVESDDWQENSEEQLYLALGGLDDRSRDILARRWLAEEKATLHELAAEYQVSAERIRQLEQNAMKKLRSAIAA, encoded by the coding sequence ATGAGCAAGACCCTGCAGCCCATTGACCAAATGGTCCCTGGTGCCAATCTCGCAGCCTATGTACAGGCCATCAGCAGTATCCCACTGCTGACGCCGGAGCGGGAGCGGGAGCTGGCCGAGGACCTCTACTACAACGACAATGTGGAAGCCGCCCGTGCCCTGGTGATGTCACATCTTCGCTTCGTGGTGCATATCGCGCGCAGCTACTCTGGTTACGGTCTGTCCGAGGCCGACCTGATCCAGGAAGGCAACGTCGGACTGATGAAAGCGGTCAAGCGCTTCAATCCAGAGAAGGGCGTGCGCCTGGTGTCTTTCGCAGTGCACTGGATCAAGGCGGAGATGCATGAGTTCATCCTCCGCAACTGGCGTATCGTCAAGGTTGCCACCACCAAGGCCCAGCGCAAGTTGTTTTTCAACCTCCGCAGCGTCAAGAAGAGTCTGGCCTGGTTGAGCCCGGAAGAGGTCCAGGCGGTCGCCAGCGACCTGGGTGTGGATATCGCCGAGGTGCAGCGCATGGAGGGCCGTCTCAGCAGCCGCGATGTGGCCTTTGATCCGGCGCCGGACCAGGACGAGGACGACAGCTGGCAGTCGCCGCAGTATTACCTGCAAGACCTGCGCAGTGATCCCGCATTGTCAGTGGAATCCGACGACTGGCAGGAAAACAGTGAAGAACAGTTGTACCTGGCCCTGGGAGGCCTCGATGACCGCAGCCGTGATATTCTCGCCCGGCGCTGGCTGGCCGAGGAAAAAGCCACCCTGCATGAGCTGGCAGCGGAATATCAGGTATCAGCCGAGCGCATCCGTCAGTTGGAACAGAACGCGATGAAAAAACTGCGCAGCGCAATTGCCGCCTGA
- the rpmB gene encoding 50S ribosomal protein L28, which yields MARVCQVTGKRPVTGNNVSHAKNRTRRRFLPNLHHHRFWIESEKRFVTLRVSSKGMRIIDKKGIDQVLGDIRASGIRV from the coding sequence ATGGCAAGAGTCTGTCAGGTCACCGGCAAGCGCCCGGTCACCGGAAACAACGTATCCCACGCAAAGAACCGCACCCGCCGCCGTTTTTTGCCGAACCTGCACCACCACCGGTTCTGGATTGAATCCGAGAAGCGATTTGTGACCCTGCGCGTGTCCAGCAAGGGCATGCGCATCATCGACAAAAAAGGCATTGACCAGGTCCTGGGCGACATTCGCGCCAGCGGCATCAGGGTCTGA
- the trmB gene encoding tRNA (guanosine(46)-N7)-methyltransferase TrmB, which translates to MTDGGARRPIRSYVLRAGRMTPAQQRGFDENWQRWGLLHSDGMPNFAAVFGREAPRVLEIGFGMGQSLVAMAAAAPERDFIGIEVHRPGVGKLLHSMAEAGIDNIRVYCHDAVEVLRDCIPEASLDTIQIFFPDPWHKARHHKRRLIQPAFTDRLRHHLKPGGILHLATDWEDYARQMLEVLSATPQLVNTAGAGNYAPRPEQRPLTKFELRGERLGHGVWDLVFRHEPPGRQSGA; encoded by the coding sequence ATGACTGACGGCGGTGCCAGACGACCCATCCGCAGCTACGTGCTGCGCGCCGGCCGCATGACCCCCGCCCAGCAGCGCGGCTTTGATGAAAACTGGCAGCGCTGGGGCCTGCTCCACAGCGATGGTATGCCGAATTTTGCCGCCGTGTTCGGCCGCGAGGCACCGCGCGTACTGGAGATCGGCTTTGGCATGGGGCAATCCCTGGTGGCGATGGCCGCGGCGGCGCCGGAGCGGGACTTTATCGGCATCGAGGTCCACCGGCCCGGTGTCGGCAAGTTATTGCACTCCATGGCCGAGGCCGGGATCGACAATATCCGGGTGTACTGCCACGATGCGGTGGAAGTACTACGCGACTGCATACCCGAAGCCTCGCTGGACACCATCCAGATCTTCTTTCCCGATCCCTGGCACAAGGCGCGCCACCACAAGCGGCGCCTGATCCAGCCCGCGTTCACGGACCGGCTTCGCCACCACCTGAAGCCGGGCGGTATCCTGCATCTTGCAACCGATTGGGAGGATTACGCCCGGCAAATGCTGGAGGTGTTGTCCGCCACGCCACAGCTGGTCAATACCGCGGGCGCCGGCAATTATGCGCCGCGCCCGGAGCAGCGGCCGTTGACAAAGTTTGAGTTGCGCGGCGAGCGCCTGGGTCACGGGGTATGGGATCTGGTTTTCCGGCACGAGCCGCCAGGCCGGCAGTCGGGGGCCTGA
- the mutM gene encoding bifunctional DNA-formamidopyrimidine glycosylase/DNA-(apurinic or apyrimidinic site) lyase, which translates to MPELPEVETTRRGVEPWSIGQRIVRVEVREPRLRWPVPAELPARLQGQSIAAVERRAKYLLFHTAGGSLLVHLGMSGSLRVIRDAHPAQRHDHVDIVLASGDRLRFNDPRRFGCMLWLPPGEDHPLLQHLGPEPLLEAFSGELLYRRSRGRRSAVKTFIMDARTVVGVGNIYANEALFLAGIHPQRAAGRISLARYECLAERIKQVLTSAIDQGGTTLRNFVGGDGKPGYFAQQLFVYGRGGQPCKRCQAPLRESRLGQRTTVYCVACQH; encoded by the coding sequence ATGCCTGAATTGCCGGAAGTGGAGACCACCCGCCGCGGGGTCGAGCCCTGGAGCATCGGCCAGCGGATCGTCCGGGTCGAGGTCCGCGAGCCCAGGCTGCGCTGGCCGGTGCCGGCCGAGCTGCCGGCACGGCTGCAGGGGCAATCCATCGCCGCAGTGGAGCGGCGCGCCAAATACCTGCTGTTCCACACCGCCGGCGGCAGCCTGCTGGTGCACCTGGGCATGTCCGGCTCACTGCGCGTGATCCGTGATGCCCATCCGGCGCAGCGCCACGACCATGTGGACATTGTACTGGCCAGCGGTGACCGGCTGCGCTTCAACGATCCGCGCCGCTTCGGCTGCATGCTGTGGCTGCCGCCCGGTGAGGACCATCCGCTGCTGCAGCACCTGGGGCCGGAACCGCTGCTGGAGGCATTCTCGGGAGAGCTGCTGTACCGGCGTTCCCGCGGCCGTCGCAGCGCGGTCAAGACCTTCATCATGGACGCACGCACGGTGGTGGGTGTCGGTAATATTTACGCCAACGAAGCGCTGTTTCTGGCCGGCATCCACCCGCAGCGGGCCGCGGGACGCATATCCCTGGCTCGCTACGAATGCCTGGCGGAGCGGATAAAGCAAGTGCTCACTTCTGCTATAGACCAGGGTGGCACAACACTACGGAACTTTGTTGGCGGAGATGGCAAGCCCGGTTATTTTGCCCAGCAACTGTTTGTCTACGGCCGGGGTGGTCAGCCCTGCAAGCGCTGCCAGGCACCGTTGCGGGAGTCCCGGCTGGGCCAGCGCACCACGGTCTATTGCGTGGCCTGTCAGCACTGA
- a CDS encoding DUF423 domain-containing protein, with the protein MGQFFLVSAALSGVLAVSLGAFGAHALRERLDAQAMGVFETAVQYHFYHTLALLAVGVLALGFPGTTLLRSSGSLFLLGLLVFCGSLYLLSFTGIRWLGAITPLGGLAFIAGWACLAAASWKLLP; encoded by the coding sequence ATGGGACAATTCTTTCTTGTAAGCGCGGCACTCAGTGGTGTCCTTGCCGTCAGTCTGGGAGCCTTCGGTGCCCACGCGCTGCGCGAGCGGCTGGATGCCCAGGCGATGGGCGTATTTGAAACCGCCGTCCAGTACCATTTCTACCATACCCTGGCCCTGCTGGCAGTGGGTGTGTTGGCTCTGGGTTTCCCCGGCACCACCTTGCTGCGCAGCAGCGGCTCGCTGTTCCTGCTGGGCCTGCTGGTGTTTTGCGGCAGCCTGTATCTGCTCAGCTTCACCGGCATTCGCTGGCTGGGCGCCATTACTCCGCTGGGCGGCCTGGCCTTTATCGCGGGCTGGGCCTGTCTGGCCGCGGCCAGCTGGAAATTGTTGCCCTGA
- the rsmD gene encoding 16S rRNA (guanine(966)-N(2))-methyltransferase RsmD: MAGKRSQGRQQVSAGRNTLRIIGGRWRSRRLDFVASEGLRPTTDRVRETLFNWLAGAIRGARCADLFSGSGALGLEALSRGAAHCDFVDTHRASVEAVRRHLRDLRAEDQAACHHCSAGTFLARGSERFDIVFLDPPFGQELVAPAGSFCKTTTG, translated from the coding sequence ATGGCAGGCAAGCGCTCCCAGGGGCGGCAACAGGTGTCCGCCGGGCGCAACACGCTGCGCATTATAGGCGGCCGCTGGCGCAGCCGGCGCCTCGATTTCGTGGCCAGCGAAGGCCTGCGCCCGACCACCGACCGGGTGCGCGAGACGCTGTTCAACTGGCTGGCTGGCGCAATTCGTGGCGCCCGCTGCGCCGACCTGTTCAGTGGCAGTGGCGCGCTGGGACTGGAGGCCTTGTCCCGCGGCGCAGCGCACTGCGACTTTGTCGACACCCACCGGGCCAGTGTAGAAGCAGTGCGACGGCACCTGCGCGATCTGCGTGCCGAAGACCAGGCGGCCTGCCATCACTGCAGTGCCGGAACCTTCCTGGCTCGCGGCAGCGAGCGCTTCGACATCGTGTTTCTGGATCCTCCCTTCGGCCAGGAGCTGGTGGCCCCAGCTGGGAGCTTCTGCAAAACCACGACCGGCTGA
- the coaD gene encoding pantetheine-phosphate adenylyltransferase, whose amino-acid sequence MKTHTVIYPGTFDPITNGHVDLTERAARLFGKVVVAIAHSEKKTPLFSLEERVELCRNCLQHLDNVEVVGFSNLLIEFAHSQGSRCVLRGLRAVADFEYEFQLANMNRAMDPEFESVFLTPSEHLSYISSSLVREIASLQGDITAFVPAPVARALQAKFKS is encoded by the coding sequence ATGAAAACCCATACCGTGATTTACCCCGGCACCTTCGACCCGATTACCAACGGTCACGTGGATCTGACCGAGCGCGCGGCGCGGCTGTTTGGCAAGGTGGTGGTCGCCATCGCCCACAGCGAGAAAAAGACGCCCCTGTTTTCGCTGGAGGAAAGGGTGGAGTTGTGCCGCAACTGCCTGCAACATCTGGACAACGTGGAGGTAGTGGGTTTCAGCAACCTTTTGATCGAGTTCGCCCACAGCCAGGGCTCGCGCTGTGTGCTGCGGGGGCTGCGGGCGGTGGCAGATTTTGAATACGAATTCCAGCTCGCCAATATGAACCGGGCGATGGACCCGGAGTTCGAGAGCGTTTTCCTGACCCCCTCGGAGCACCTGTCCTACATATCGTCGTCGCTGGTGCGGGAGATCGCATCGCTGCAGGGTGATATCACAGCCTTCGTACCGGCCCCGGTGGCCCGCGCATTGCAGGCCAAATTCAAAAGCTAG
- the ftsX gene encoding permease-like cell division protein FtsX: MTVQRSRPGTAAPRREGASASRTSLRQRYRAWLAHHRQSAADSLGRILDNPVASMMTWLVIGIAMALPAALDVGLDNARAVSDSWESPAQISLFLKDTLDPAEGEALRTELAARADIEAVVYLPREAALQEFSDLSGFADVLDSLERNPLPDVLLVTPLADGIAVEAVHRQLAADERVAEAVLDMAWLQRLNSAMELSRRLVLALAVVLVAGVVLILGNTIRLAIESRREEIVIVKLVGGSNAFVRRPFLYTGLWYGVGGGVCAALLVAVALWFLDQPVRELAQLYQSNFRLGGLGVMGSLNLVLLGGLLGLAGAWLAVSRHLGSIAPR, from the coding sequence GTGACAGTGCAGCGCTCCCGGCCGGGTACGGCCGCTCCGCGGCGCGAGGGAGCCAGCGCCAGCCGCACCAGTCTGCGGCAGCGTTATCGAGCCTGGCTGGCGCATCACCGGCAGTCCGCTGCCGACAGTCTGGGCCGGATCCTGGACAATCCCGTGGCCAGCATGATGACCTGGCTGGTTATCGGCATTGCGATGGCCCTGCCCGCGGCACTGGATGTGGGACTGGACAATGCCCGCGCTGTCAGCGACAGCTGGGAAAGCCCGGCCCAGATCTCCCTGTTCCTGAAGGATACACTCGACCCCGCGGAAGGCGAGGCGCTGCGGACCGAGCTGGCGGCAAGGGCGGATATCGAGGCGGTGGTCTACCTGCCGCGGGAGGCGGCGCTGCAAGAATTCAGCGATCTGTCGGGCTTCGCCGACGTACTGGACAGTCTGGAACGCAATCCGCTGCCGGACGTCCTGCTGGTCACGCCGCTGGCGGACGGCATCGCGGTGGAGGCTGTGCATCGGCAGCTGGCCGCTGACGAACGGGTGGCGGAAGCGGTGTTGGACATGGCCTGGTTGCAGCGCCTGAATTCCGCGATGGAGCTGAGCCGGCGGTTGGTACTGGCGCTGGCGGTGGTGCTGGTGGCCGGTGTGGTGCTGATACTGGGCAATACCATCCGGCTCGCAATCGAGAGCCGTCGGGAGGAGATCGTGATCGTCAAGCTGGTGGGTGGCAGCAATGCCTTTGTGCGCCGGCCCTTCCTTTATACCGGTCTGTGGTACGGCGTGGGCGGCGGAGTCTGTGCCGCGCTGCTGGTGGCGGTGGCGCTGTGGTTCCTGGATCAGCCGGTACGGGAGCTGGCGCAGCTCTACCAGAGCAATTTCCGTCTCGGCGGACTGGGCGTCATGGGCAGCCTCAACCTGGTGCTACTGGGTGGTCTGCTGGGACTGGCCGGTGCCTGGCTGGCGGTATCCCGGCACCTCGGCAGCATCGCTCCGCGATAG
- the ftsE gene encoding cell division ATP-binding protein FtsE: MITFDRVGKRYAEGHDALSEISVEIRQDELVFLTGHSGAGKSTLLRLIMLMERPTRGQVIIDGQNLAAVKARGIPRHRRNIGVVFQNHQLLLDRTVFDNVALPLVIAGYDQRDIGRRVRAALDKVGLLPRERALPVTLSGGEQQRVGIARAVVARPKILLADEPTGNLDPALSAEIMQLFEAFNQVGVTVLIASHDLALISRLRHRILTLREGRLVGGYP; encoded by the coding sequence ATGATCACCTTTGACCGTGTGGGCAAACGCTATGCGGAGGGGCATGACGCCCTGAGTGAGATCAGTGTTGAAATCCGTCAGGATGAACTGGTATTTCTGACCGGCCACTCAGGGGCGGGCAAGAGCACGCTGCTGCGGCTGATCATGCTGATGGAGCGGCCCACTCGCGGCCAGGTGATCATCGACGGCCAGAATCTCGCTGCGGTGAAGGCCCGGGGCATTCCCCGCCACCGCCGCAATATCGGGGTGGTGTTCCAGAATCACCAGTTGTTGCTGGACCGCACAGTATTCGACAACGTCGCGCTGCCGTTGGTGATCGCCGGCTACGACCAGCGCGATATCGGACGCCGGGTGCGGGCGGCGCTGGACAAGGTTGGCCTGTTGCCCCGCGAGCGCGCCCTGCCGGTTACCCTGTCCGGTGGCGAACAGCAGCGGGTCGGCATCGCCCGGGCGGTGGTGGCGAGGCCGAAGATCCTGCTGGCGGACGAGCCTACCGGTAATCTGGACCCGGCACTGTCGGCTGAAATCATGCAATTGTTCGAAGCTTTCAATCAGGTGGGTGTCACAGTGCTGATTGCCAGCCACGATCTGGCACTGATCTCCCGGCTGCGCCATCGCATACTGACCCTGCGGGAAGGGCGTCTGGTAGGAGGCTACCCGTGA
- the rdgB gene encoding RdgB/HAM1 family non-canonical purine NTP pyrophosphatase — translation MAAPLQTVVLASGNPGKLAELAGILEPLGLSLRPQSDYGVPEVEETGLSFVENAILKARAAARHSGLPAIADDSGLEVDYLRGAPGIHSARYSGGGDSANNDKLLAALEGVPAPQRSARYQCLLVYLRHELDPTPLICQGSWEGRILSSPRGSGGFGYDPLFEVPELGCSAAELDPARKNRISHRALACARLAEALRRR, via the coding sequence ATGGCCGCCCCCCTGCAAACCGTCGTACTCGCCAGCGGCAATCCCGGCAAACTGGCGGAACTGGCGGGTATTCTGGAGCCGCTGGGCCTGTCGCTGCGGCCGCAGTCTGACTACGGTGTACCCGAGGTAGAGGAAACCGGCCTGAGCTTTGTCGAGAATGCAATCCTGAAGGCGCGGGCCGCCGCCCGGCACAGCGGCCTGCCGGCGATCGCCGACGATTCCGGGCTGGAAGTGGACTATCTGCGGGGTGCCCCGGGCATTCATTCCGCCCGCTACTCCGGCGGCGGCGACAGTGCCAACAACGACAAGCTGCTGGCGGCGCTGGAGGGCGTGCCGGCCCCACAGCGCAGCGCCCGCTATCAGTGCCTGCTGGTCTACCTGCGTCACGAACTGGACCCCACTCCGCTGATCTGCCAGGGCAGCTGGGAGGGCCGCATCCTGAGCAGCCCCCGCGGCAGCGGCGGCTTCGGCTATGACCCGCTGTTTGAAGTCCCTGAGCTGGGTTGCAGCGCCGCCGAGCTGGACCCGGCCAGGAAAAACCGGATAAGCCACCGGGCGCTGGCCTGTGCCCGGCTGGCGGAAGCCCTGCGGCGGCGCTGA
- the rpmG gene encoding 50S ribosomal protein L33: MRDKIRMISSAGTGHFYTTDKNKRTTPDKLEMKKYDPVVRKHVMYKEGKIK, encoded by the coding sequence ATGAGAGACAAGATCAGAATGATTTCGTCAGCCGGTACCGGCCATTTCTATACCACTGACAAGAACAAGCGCACCACCCCCGACAAGCTGGAAATGAAGAAGTATGATCCGGTGGTACGCAAGCACGTGATGTACAAGGAAGGCAAGATCAAGTAA
- the hemW gene encoding radical SAM family heme chaperone HemW translates to MPLPQLPPLGLYIHLPWCERKCPYCDFNSHEAGLIPELAYVDCLLADLEADLELAQGREISTLFIGGGTPSLFSAAAIARLLQGVATRLPLAADLEATMEANPGSAEAEKFAGFRAAGINRLSLGIQSFQDIQLQALGRVHNSDQAHAAIAAARSAGFDRLNLDLMHGLPGQDAKLALRDLATATGYQTGHLSWYQLTIEANTVFHKYPPLLPVEDALADIQDAGETLLRGAGFSQYEVSAWAGRGQQCRHNLNYWQFGDYLGIGAGAHGKISFADGRIMRCAKRRQPEAYMNAAAGQHRAQQQWLDAAELPGEFVLNALRLETGFTLQQFSERTGLPAAALQPALDSLLQRELLQCDDDSRICASPLGWRFLDSVIMEFLPGQTVSG, encoded by the coding sequence ATGCCACTGCCGCAACTGCCGCCGCTGGGCCTGTACATTCATCTGCCCTGGTGCGAGCGCAAGTGCCCGTATTGCGATTTCAACTCACACGAAGCCGGCCTCATTCCAGAGCTGGCCTACGTGGACTGCCTGCTGGCCGACCTGGAGGCCGATCTGGAGCTCGCCCAGGGACGCGAGATCAGCACACTGTTCATTGGCGGCGGCACCCCCAGCCTGTTCAGTGCAGCGGCCATCGCCCGGCTGCTGCAGGGTGTGGCCACCCGCCTGCCACTGGCCGCGGATCTCGAGGCCACCATGGAGGCCAATCCCGGCAGCGCCGAGGCAGAGAAGTTTGCCGGTTTTCGCGCCGCCGGCATCAACCGTTTGTCACTGGGGATACAGTCATTCCAGGATATCCAGCTGCAGGCCCTGGGACGGGTGCACAACAGCGACCAGGCCCACGCCGCCATCGCCGCGGCCCGCAGCGCCGGCTTTGATCGCCTGAACCTGGACCTGATGCACGGCCTGCCCGGCCAGGATGCAAAGCTGGCACTGCGGGATCTGGCAACGGCCACCGGCTACCAGACCGGCCACCTGTCCTGGTACCAGCTGACTATCGAAGCCAACACCGTATTTCACAAATATCCGCCGCTACTGCCGGTGGAGGATGCGCTGGCGGATATCCAGGATGCGGGTGAAACCTTGCTGCGGGGCGCTGGCTTCAGCCAGTACGAGGTCTCGGCCTGGGCCGGCCGGGGCCAGCAATGCCGCCACAACCTGAACTACTGGCAGTTTGGCGACTATCTGGGCATCGGTGCCGGCGCCCACGGCAAGATCAGTTTTGCCGATGGCCGGATCATGCGCTGTGCCAAGCGGCGCCAACCGGAGGCTTACATGAACGCGGCTGCGGGCCAGCACCGGGCGCAGCAGCAGTGGCTGGATGCGGCCGAACTGCCGGGCGAATTCGTTCTCAACGCGCTGCGCCTGGAGACGGGTTTTACCCTGCAACAGTTCAGCGAGCGCACCGGCTTGCCCGCAGCGGCTTTGCAGCCGGCACTGGATTCACTGCTGCAGCGGGAGCTGTTGCAGTGCGACGACGACAGCCGTATCTGCGCCAGTCCGTTGGGGTGGCGTTTTCTGGATTCGGTGATTATGGAGTTTCTGCCGGGGCAGACGGTATCGGGGTGA